The stretch of DNA GGCCGCCGCGCGGAAAGCGCAGCGGCCCGCGCCATCGGGGCAGTACGGTCTCCCGCACCTCGGCCGCCAGACGGCCCTCTCCGTGGGCGCGCCCCCGCTGGTTCCGCACAAAGTCGTGGACCGGGCCGACCGCGCGGCGGCTGCGACGGAGTTCGCTGACGTCCCGCAGCACGGCCCACATCGAGGCGGTGCCGCCGTCGGAGTCCAGGACCGGTTCGCCCAGCATGTGCACGGTCCGCACGGTGCCGTCCGAGCGTGCGACGCGGAACTCGCCGTCGATCGGTCTCCCGTCGATCAGACAGCCCGTCACCATCGCCGTCAGCGCCGGCTGATCCTCGGCGAGGACGAGGGAGGGCAACTCGTCCAGGGTCGGCGGCGGGGTGCCGGGGTCGCGGCCGACGATCTGGTACAGCTCACCGGACCAGGTGACCTCGTCGTTGAGCAGATTCCATTCGGCGCTGCCCACTCGCCGGAGCAGTGATCCGGCGGGCGGCTCGGTGGCCCGGGGGAAAGCCGCCGACGGCGCGGTCGTGGCGGGCGGAGGGCCTGCCTGGAGCTGGGCGAGATGACTGTCGAGATCGTCGAGCTGTTGCATGGCCAGCTCGCACAGGGCCTGCTGCCAGCGTCCGTGCGCGTCCCCTTCACCCCGCCCCGCCCCGCGCCGTACCGCGTCGACCTCCCCGCGAAGCACACGGGTCCGCGAGATCAGCGCGTCGACAGCGCCACACTCCGGCGACTGCGCGGCGGGGCGATCCGCGGACACGTGGGGCGGCATGACGTTCTCCGATACGGGCACGGTACGACCGAGGACGACGGAAGGGTGGCGGTAAGGTCGGATATGACTGTCGCACAGGGCATATGGCGCTGTAAGGCGTTTGGCAAGACCCATGCCGTTTCTGCCCAAGGCATATGCGAGTCCTTGCGTCGGTGAGCGGGATGGTGGTCGGGGATGGCCGGGTCAGTCGCTCGGTTCTGTCGCCGCGCCGTTCGCCTGCCGTGACTCCACCCGCCTGCCCGGCACCAGTACGGCGAGCGTGCTACGGGCCTCGGACCGCAGTGTGCGGCGCCGGGCAAAGGTGGCGGTGAGAGCGAGGATCGAAACCGTGGCCCCGTAGAACACGGCGGCGACCGTCGAGAGGAGCCCGACCGTCATCGGGCACGCACCTTTCTTCCCCCGTCCGGCCCGCCCGGCCACAGGCCGGGGGTGGGCGTTGATGCGTTGTCCGTTCACCCTACGCGTGCTGTCAACTCCCCCCCATGTGAAAGGATTCGGCCCGCTGGAGGCCCGGCGGACGGCGGTCCGCGGATCACGGCCCACGGTTCTTCGCGGTCGTTTCCCGCGGCGCCGGTCAGCTCCGCGCCGGGGGCCCACGGTCAGCTCGGTGCCGGGGGCCCACGGTCAGCTCGGTGCCGAGGAACCCAGGACGGTGTCCACCGTGTCCGCCTGCGCGGCCGGCTTGTCCGGCCGGTAGCGGACCACTCGGGCGAACCGCAGGGTGACACCGGCCGGATACCGCGTGGAGCGCTGGAGCCCGTCGTAGGCGATCTCCACCACCAGTTCGGGGCGGACCGTGACGACATGCCCGTTGTCGCCCATCGAGAGTTCGGTGAGGCGGTCCGTCTGCTCGCGCAGCATCGCGTCGGTCAGCCCCTTGAAGGTCTTGCCGAGCATCACGAAGGAGCCGTCATCGGCGCGGGCGCCGAGATGCAGGTTCGAGAGCTTGCCCGAACGCCGGCCGTGTCCCCACTCGGCTGCCAGGATCACCAGGTCCAACGTGTGGACGGGTTTCACCTTCAGCCACCCGGAACCACGCCGGCCCGCGCTGTAGGGCGCGTCGAGCGATTTCACGACGACCCCCTCGTGGCCGCGGTCCAGCGTTGACGCGTAGAACTCCTCCGCCGCCGTGGCCGCGCCGGGCAGAGCGGGATCGGGCACCTCGATCCTGCGCACTCGTAGCTCCGCCGGTGCCAGGCGGGCGAGTTCCGCGTGGCGCTCCCCGGCCGGCAGGTCGAGCAGGTCGTGGTCGTCGACGAGCAGGGCGTCGAAGAAGACCGTCGACAAAGGCAGGGCCTCCCGCGCCGCGGTCACGTCCAGGCGTGAGCCGACCCGCCCCGCGATGTCCTGGAACGTTCGTGGCCGGCCCGCCCCGTCGAAGCCGATCATCTCCCCGTCGAGCACGAAACGGTCCGAGCCGAGGGCGAGAGCGGCCTCCACCACCTCGGGCACCCTGGCCGTGATGTCGTCGAGGGTCCGGGTGTGGACGTGGACCTCGCCGCCGTCCCTGTGCACCTGCACCCGTACGCCGTCCAGCTTCTCCTCCACCGCGCACGGCCCGAGCTTCGCCACTGCCTCCGCCACGGACTTCGCCGACTGCGCGAGCATCGGCTGCACTGGCCTGCCCACGGTGAGCCGGAACGCGTCCAGCGCGTCAGGTCCCTCCGCCAGCAGCGCCTCGGCCACGGCGGTCAGGGAGCCGCGCAGCATGACGGCGCGCCGCACCCCGGCGGCGGGGACGCCGACGGCGGCCGCGAGCCCCTCCACCGCCGCGGCGTCGAGTGCTCCTTGCCGCACCTCACCGCTCAGCAGACCGACGAGGAAGCGCTGTTCCTCGTCGGTGGCCGCGCCCAGCAGAGCCCCGACCCCGCGTCTGCGCTCGTCCTGGGAGCCCTTGCCGCCGACGGCGGCGAGTTCGGTGAGGGCCGTGTCCACGTCGCGGAGGGTCAGCGTCGGCTCGTCGGCGGGTTCCACGGAGTCGCGCAGCGTGCTCCATCCGATGCCGAAGCGCCCCTGGGGGAGCCTGCCCGCCAGATACGCGATGGCGAGCGGGGCGTCCTCGGCCTCGGCCTCCCTGAACAGACCGGCCAGCAGCGCGGTCTTCTCCGACCTGGCGGGCGTCGAGGCGACGGCCCTGGACACGTTCGCGACGGCTGCCAGCAGCATGTCGTCCATCCTGCACGGCGCACCCGGGGGCCGCGACCGACCGGGGCCGGACGGCGGCCGGGTCTCGGCTGTTCCGCGGTCCCCGAGACGCACCTGTGGTGTGGTGTCCGCCGCCTCGCGAAGGCGCCACTACCCGGGTGGGCGAGACAGGATGGCGTCCAGCCCGAAGGCGAAGCGGTCCTCGAAGGAGCCCGCGCGCAGGTGGTCCACGACCCGGTGCAGCGCCGGGTGTTCGTCGGAGGTCACCGCCCGGTTGAGGCGGTCGTCGTGCAGGTCGGGCGCGGACTGCTCCTCCTGCGCCAGTCCGAGGACGAAATAGTTGACCGTCCACGCCGTCCACGCCGCTTGCCGCTCGTCCGCCCCGGCCGCGATCAGTGCCTCGACGAGGTGGTCGGCGAAACGCAGGGTGTGTGGTTCGGCCGGATAGGTACCGGCCACCAGGGCGGCGCCGTCGCGGTGCGCGAGCAGCGCCCGCCGGTAGCGGCCGGACAGCTCCTGCGCCCGTGACAGGGCGTTCGCGGGGAGGGCGTCGTAGCCAACGGTGCCGAGCACGGTGTCGGCCATCAGATCCAGCATTCGGGCCTTGGTCTTCACATGCCACAGCACGGTGTTCATGCGGACTCCGAGGCGGTCGGCCACCGCTCGGGTCGAGAGTCCGTCCAGTCCTCGCTCCTCCAGCACCTGGAGCGCCGCGTCGATCACTGCCCCGCGGGTGAGCCGGTCCGTGGCGGCTTCTTTGACTTGCTTCTTGGTCACCGACCTAGTTTACTTCACGACAGACATTGGTCACTGACCAAGATAGGAAGTGGAAGATCGTGAACTACCAGGTCGTCATCGCGGGCGGCGGTCCCGTGGGGCTGTGGCTCGCGGGTGAGCTGCGCCGGGCGGGCGTCACCGTCGCCGTGGTCGAACCCCGTACGGAGCGCGACCCCCGTTCCCGCGCCCTGACCTTGCACCCGCGCACCCTTGAGACGTTCGCCTCCCGGGGAGTGCACGAGCCTTATGTGAAGGAAGGCGTGCCCCTGCCCGGCGGACACTTCGGCGTACTGGACTCCCGGCTGGACTTCCGCCGTCTGCCCAGCCCGTTCCCGCACACCCTCGCCCTCCCGCAGGAGCGCACCGAGGCACACCTCGAACAGCAGGCACTCGCCCTGGGCGCGGACATCCTGCGCGGTCACGAGGTCACCGGATTCACCGGCGGCCCCCACGACATCGCCGTACACATCACCGGTCCGAACGGGCCGCGCACACTCAGGGCGGCCTACCTGGCGGGCTGCGACGGCGCCCGCAGCACCGTGCGCGCCGCAGCCGGTATCGACTTCCCCGGCACCCCGTCCACCGTGCTCGGCTGGCTCGGCGACGTCGTCCTCGACGAGCCTCCTGCCGCCGGCGGCAGCTGGTTCGGGCCGACGGGCACGCTCATGGCCGTGCCCATGGCCGGCGGGCTGCACCGCGTGGTCGGCCTCGTGCCCCGAGACCTGACCACCACCTGGCCGGGAGACCTGACGCTGGAGGAGCTGCGCGAGAACGCCTTCGCCGTGGCCGGTACCGACTTCGGGATGCGCGACCCGATATGGCTCTCCCGGTTCGGCAACGCCACCCGCCTGGCCGCGCACTACCGCGAGGGTCGTGTCTTCCTCGCAGGTGACGCCGCCCACCAGCACTTCCCGGCCGGTGGCGTCGGCATGAACGTCGGCATCCAGGACGCCGCCAACCTGGGCTGGAAACTGGCCGCCGTACTCAACGGCTGGGCCCCCGACGCCCTGCTGGACACCTACCACGCCGAGCGCCACCCGGTCGGCGTCGACCTCACCGAGAGCAGCCGCGCGCAGGTCGCCCTGATGACCGCCTTCACCACCGAGGGGCTCAGTCTGCGCGCCCTGTTCGCCCGGCTCATCACCGACCTGCCCGATCTCAACGACCGGCTGGCGGCGCAGGTCAGCTCACTGTCCGTCGCCTACCCGGCGGCCGGCGCGCACCCGCTGACCGGGACCCGGGCCCCCGATCTGCCGCTCGAAGGCACCGGCCTGTTCGCCCTGCTGCGGGCCGACGGCTACCTGCTGCTCGACCTCACCGGCGATACCGGCCATCCCCTCGGCCGCTTCACCCGGCCCGGCCTGAGCGTGCACAGCAGCGGTACCCCGCACCCGGTCCCGGCCGACTGGGCCGACGTCCGGGCCGCGCTGATCCGGCCCGACGGGCACGTCGCCTGGGCCTGCGGCGAGGACGGCGCCGCTCTCACGGGGAGTCTCACCGCCGCCCTCGCGACCACCCACCTGAAGTAGGCCGTCCGAGCGGGAGCGGAGGTTCTCGGGCAGCGTGAGACACCCCGGCCGAAGTCCCGGCGAACCTTGGGCAGCCGCCCTCGGCGCATCTAGGATCCCCGGCAGTGTCACGGTGAGGGCCTGTGGCGAACGTGCTGGTCACCGCCGCTCGTCGACGGCTGCGACCAGCACGCTCGCGTGACCGCGGACCGTGGGCCGCCCCATAATGCCCTGCGGTCGGGCCGGACGCCGGGCGAGGATGGCGCGGTGAATCAGCTTCAGGAGATCGCGGGATTGACCGGTGGTGTGCTGGGCGGGGATCTCATCGGCACCTACCTGCACGGATCTTCCGTACTCGGTGGTCTCAGACCGGCCAGCGACGTGGACGTACTGCTCGTGTCACGGAGGTCGATGGGCGAACGGGAACGACGGGCGCTTCTCGGCGGCCTCCCTCCGGAACACCGCCCCGTGCTCGATCACGCCAGGCAGCTCTGTCTCAACTGCCGCTACTCCGAGGAATCCTGGAGCGGGACATCGCGCGCACAGGCCCGTCCGCGTGTGGATCACGTGCTCGCCGAGATCGACCGGTTGAGCCCCCGCGCTCCGGGGACATGAGAACCGCTCCCGGGGTCCTGCTCACCACGAGTGTTTCCCGGGCCGGCCACGGTCGGGTCCCGCACTCCACCGCGTGGCGCTCCACGTCGTCGTCCCGGCCGCGATGGCCGGGCACCCGCCACGAGAGCCGAGCTTGTGCGGCAGCGGCAGCGTCAGCGGCTGCGGCAGCGTCAGCGGCTGCGGCAGCCGCTGCGGATCCGCTCCGTCCGCTGCTCGCGGTGGTGTGCTCATGGCGCCGGCGGTCACCTGGAAGACACTGCTTGACCTCGTTACTTTTCCAGGGATAGTAATGATTTCTCCGTCATCGCTGTGGAGGTCCTTCCCATGTCAGACCGTACGATGCGCGCGATCACCGTCCACGGCTTCGGAGGGCCCGAGGTGCTGGAGGTCGAGCGGGTGCCACGGCCTGAGCCGCTGCCCACCGAGGTGCTGGTGCGGGTGCGCGCCGCAGGGATCAATCCGGTCGACCTGAAGACGCGCGCGGGCGGCGGAATGGCGGCGGTACTGGGCGATCCGCCGTTCATCCCCGGCTGGGACGTGTCCGGGGTCGTCGAGGAGGCAGGACGCGGCGTCACCGTCCTCCAGCCGGGCGACGAGGTCTTCGGCATGCCCTGGTTCCCCCGCGCCGCCGGAGCCTACGCGGAATATGTGACGGCGCCCGCACGGCAGTTCGCCCGCAAGCCCGCGGTCCTCTCCCACGAGGAGGCGGCCGCCACTCCGCTCGCCGCCCTCACCGCCTGGCAGGCGCTGGTGGACACCGCGCACCTCGGTGCGGGGCAGAAGGTGCTGATCCACGCGGCGGGCGGCGGAGTCGGCCATCTCGCCGTGCAGTTCGCCCGCCATCTCGGCGCCCACGTCACCGTGACCGCGAGCGAGGGCAAGCACACATGGCTGCGCGAGCTCGGCGCCGACGAACTGATCGACTACCGCGCCACCCGCTTCGAGGATGTCGCCTCCGCCATGGACGTCGTACTCGACCTGGTCGGCGACGCCGAAGACACCTGCACCCGCTCGCTCGGGGTACTGCGCCCCGGCGGGCTGCTCGTCGTCGTACCGTCCTCCGCCGATCCCGCGGTCCACGGCAAGGCCACGGCGGCCGGGCTGCGCAGCACCGGCTTCCTCGTCGAACCTGACGGCACCTCCCTGGCCCGGGTGGCCGGTCTCATCGACTCCGGCGAGGTACGCGTCCAGGTCGACGCGGTGTATCCGCTGGAGGAGGCGAGCACCGCCCACGCCCGCGCGGAGGAGGGCGGGGCCAGGGGCAAGACGGTGCTCGCCGTCGCTCCGCACTGAGCGGGGCGGTTCCGGGGCGAGTGAAGGCCGGCGATGACGGCCGACGGGCGCTGAGAGGCGGTCCTGCGCCCAAAGTCCGACCTTCGGCCTCCCGTATCGTCGCCCGTCGCCCGTCGCCCGTCGCCCGTCGCCCGTCGCCCGTCGCCCGTCGCCCGTCGCCCGTCGCCCGTCGCCCGTCGCCCGTCGCCCGTCGCCCGTCGCCCGTCGCCCGTCGCCCGTCGCCCGTCGCCCGCCCCGAGCCTCGGCCGCGAACGGACCGCCGTTCGGAGGACCGAATGCCATGGGAGTACCTGAACCAGAAGCGAGTCGTGATATAGCGTCAGGGCGCACGGGGCGACGGGGTGTGGCCGGTGGCCGTCGAGGCATCGGCACGGGGAGTGGAGGAGAGGTGGGACCGGTGGCGGACGCTGCGCCGGGGCGTAGGCCCGACGAGGTCAAGTCCGCGGCGCGGGTGCTCGAAGTGCTGGAACTCCTCGGCACCGAAGGCGCCCGGTTCTCGCTGGCCGAGATGGCCAACACCCTCGCCGTCCCCAAGAGCAGCCTGCACGCGATCCTGCGCACGATGGAAGCGCGCCGCTGGGTGGATGTCGACGGCTCGGGAACGCGCTACGGCCTGGGCCTCAAAGCCCTGCTGACCGGCACCGCCTATCTGGCGGGCGACGACGCGACGAGCCTCGCGGGACCGGTGCTCGACGCCCTCGCGGAGGAGACGGGCGAGGCGGTACACCTCGGCAGACTCGACGGCACGGACATCGTGTACCTGGCCAAACGCGAGTCGAAGCACGCGCTGCGGATGTACTCGGCGGTGGGGCGCAGGCTGCCCGCCCACGCCACGGCCCTCGGTAAGGCGGTCCTCTCCCGGTACGACGGGGCCGAGGTCCAGCGCATGCTCGACTGGCCCTTGGAACGGCTGACTCCGGACACGGTGGTGGAGCCCGACGCCCTGCTCGCCCAGCTCGCCGAGGCCAGGCTGCGCGGCTGGGCGGTGGACGACGGGGAGAACTCGGCGGACATCCGGTGTGTGGCCGTCGCCCTCGGCACCGGAAAGGGGAGTGTGGACGCCCTGAGCTGCTCCGCGCCGAAGAGCAGAATGAGCGACGAGCGGATCGAGGAGGTGGCCCTCGCCGTGACCTCCGCCGCACGGTCGCTGAGCACCCTCCTGGCGCGGCTCGGGCACGGCTGACCCCCTCGCTGCCGCCCGTCACCGCGAGTTCGTCAGAGGCGTTGACAAACTCGGGGTGGGCTCCCTACGTTCAAGTACCGGTACGTCATTCAGTCATCCGTACGCGGGAGTTCGTATGGCACGAGGGCGGGGCGGAGCGGACCCCGGAATTCCCGGTATCGGCCAGGCCTCGACCTCGGTGCCGAAGCCGCCGCACGGTGGTACCACTCCGTACCCGACCCTCCGGTGCACGGCCGGTGGGCGATGCCGCGCAACACCGATGGGAGCGTGCAACGACCATGAGTGATCCGACCCGACGGGCACTTGTTGTCAGAGGAGGCTGGGAAGGGCACTCCCCGGTCGCCATCACCGACCTGTTCCTGCCGTTCCTTACGAGCGAGGGGTTCACCGTCGAGGTCTCCGACTCCCTCGACGTCTACACCGACACAGAGCTGCTGGCCGCGACAGACCTGGTCGTCCAGTGCTGGACGATGGGGCAGGCCACCCCTGAACAGACCGAGGGGCTGGCCAACGCGGTCCGCGCGGGCACCGGGCTCGCAGGCTGGCACGGAGGCATCGTCGACTCCTTCCGCGGGGACGTGAACTACCAGTACCTCACCGGCGGGCAGTTCCTCATGCACCCGCGGGGCTTCCACGACCACGAGGTCCGCCTCGTCGCCGAGCGCGCACGGCACCCGGTCATCATCGGGCTCTCCGACTTCCAGGTCCACACGGAGCAGTACTGGATGGCCACCGACCCGCTCATCGACACCCTCGCCACCACGGTCTTCCCCGCCGACGAAGAACGCGGACGGGAGGTCGTCATGCCTGCCGTCTGGACCAGGAACTGGGGCGAGGGCCGGGTCTTCGTCTCCACCATCGGCCACAAAGCGGACGACTTCGACGTACCCGAGGTGCGGACGCTCACCGAGAGGGGACTGCTGTGGGCGAGCCGCTGAGGATCGGCATCGTCGGCGCCGGCAAGATCGTCGGTGCCTATCTGGACACGCTGCCCAGGCTGGAAGGGGTGCGCCTCAGCGCCGTCACCGACCTCGATCCGAGCCGTGCCGAAGAGGCGGCGGAGCGGGCGGGCGGAAGCGTGGCCGTCGCAGGATCCGTCGCGGAGCTGCTGGCGAGGGACGACGTCGACGCCGTTCTGAACCTCACCATTCCCGCCGCCCACACCGAGGTGGCCCTCGCGGCCATCGCCGCGGGAAAACACGTCTACGGCGAGAAGCCACTGGCCACCACCCGCGAGGAGGCCGATTCCGTACTGGCGGCAGCGCGCGCGGCGGGCGTCCGGGTGGGCTGCGCCCCCGACACCGTACTCGGCACAGGGACCCAGACGGCCCGCAAGGCCGTGGACGACGGGCGTATCGGCAGGCCGGTCGCGGCCACCGCCTTCATGACGACGGCGGGACACGAACGCTGGCACCCGGACCCGGAGTTCTACTACCGGCCGGGCGGCGGCCCGCTGCTCGACATGGGCCCCTACTACCTCTCCGCCCTGGTCCACCTGCTCGGCCCCGTCGTCAAGGTCACAGGAGCGGCCTCCACCCCCCGCGCGCGGCGGGAGATCGGCAGCGGCCCCCGAGCGGGCGAGACGTTCCCCGTCGAGGTCGACACCCACGTCACCGGTGTCCTCCAGCACGAGGGCGGAGCGCTGACGACCCTCATCATGAGCTTCGACATCCACGCGGCCAAGCTGCCCAGGATCGAGATCCACGGCACGGAGGGCTCCCTCTCCGTCCCCGACCCCAACAGGTTCGAAGGGCCGGTCGAGCTCCACCGCGACGGCGAGTGGGAGACGCTCCCGGTCTCCGCCGGTTACCCCCGGGGCGGGCGCGGCACGGGCCTCGCCGATCTGGCGGGCGCTCTCCGGGCGGACCTCCCGCACCGGGCCTCCGCCGAACTCGCCCGGCACGTGCTCGATGTCATGCTCACCCTGCTCGACGCCGCCAAGCAGGACGTCTCCCTGCCGGTCATCGGCGGACCCGTGAGGCCCGAGCCCGTCGTATGAGCGCGGCCGACCCATAGGGCTTTTCGGCAACGCCGCGAAGTGTGCGGTGCCGGCCCTCGCGGCTCGGGCGCCCATATTGCAAGGACCCCCTAAGGCGGCTCGGGCCCGACCCGGGCGTGGATGACAGAGAGCTGACAGGGGCTGAAGAGGGACGGCGGGAAGACGGCGGTACCTTCCTGCCGTCCCCGCCGCCCGGTTCCCCCTCCCGAGGGCGTCCCACCGGGGGCGCGCCGCCGGAGCGTGGAACGCCCCAGCGGGCCGGTTCACACCGGCGGGGCCGGGACCGGTGCGGCCGGAACCGGCGTGAACCGCACCGGAAGAGCCGTCGGCACCCGTGTCCACGGCGACGGCCGCCAGGTCACCTCCTCGCCCGCGACAGCCAACCGCAGATCCGGCAGCAGACGCAGCGCCGTCGTCACCGCCGTACGGGTGATGAGCCGGGCCGGCACCTGGGCGGGGCAGACGTGCGGCCCCGAGGAGAACGCGAGATGGGCCCTGTTGCCCGGCTCCGCCCCACCGTCCTCGGGGCGGATCGCCGGATCGTCATTGGCCCCGGCGATCCCCAGGATCAGACAGTCGCCGCGCCGGATGTACTGGCCGCCCAGCTCCGTGTCGCGCAGCGCGTACCTGGCGGGCATGTTGTTCACCGGTGGGTCGCGCCAGAGCGCCTCGTCAAGGGCGTCGTCCACACCGAGCCTGCCCCCGTGCAGCCGAGCGGCGAAGCGGGGGTCGGCCAGCAACAGCCGCAGTGTGTGCGAGATCCACGCCGTGACGGTCTCATTGCCCGCGGAGACCATGACAGCCATCGACTGGAGGTGTTCGGCCTCCGTCGCCAGGTTCGGGTGGTCGAGGAAGGCCGACGTGAGATCGCCCGTCGGAACGGTCCGCCGCCCGCGCATGGTGTCGTGCAGGATCTCCTCGAAGCGCCGGTCCCCTTCCCCCGAGCTGTCCGCGCTGCCACCGGGTGAGGCCAGGGCCCGTAACAGCTCCCGGCCGCCCGCGGTGTCGAGCCCGAAGAGCCGGCCGAGGGCCAGCATCGGCACGATGGTGGCGTACTCACCCACGAGGTCGGCGCTGCCCCGCCCCGAGAACGCCGCGATCAGATCCCGGCACATGGCCTCGACCTGGCGGCGCGTCCTGCGCTGATCGATCTTGGCCACCACCTCGTCGAGCGGCTGGCGCAGCCTCCGGTGTTCGAGGCCGTCGGTGGCGAGCACGTTGGGCCGCCAGGACATCATCGGCAGGAGCCCGGAACGCGGCGGCACACCCCCTTCGTTCAGGTCACGCCAATTGCGCGGGTCACGTGAGAAGACCTGCTCCTGACGGACCATGGCGAGCAACTCGTGATAGCCGAGCACGAGCCACGCGTGCACGCCCGGTTCGAGTTCGACCCTGGCGACATTGCCCCACTCCTCGCGCAGCGCGCGGTAGACCTCCCTGGGCTCGGCCGCGCCCACCGCCGACGAGAGAAGCAGCAGCCCGGAGGCGGAATCGTGGACGCGTGCGGGACACCCCGGCGGTGATGCGTCATGACTCATGAGGCGTTCTCCTGTACGCGGGCGCCGGGCCCCAGGCTGGACACGTACTGAACGAGAGTGATCAAGGCGTCCCGTGACGACGTCCTCTCCCGCGCGTCGCACTGCACCAGCGGTGTGCGGTCCAGGAGATCGAGCGCGCCGCGCAGTTCGCCCTCACCGTAGACGTCGCTGTCGGGGAAACGGTTGACCGCGAC from Streptomyces tsukubensis encodes:
- a CDS encoding PP2C family protein-serine/threonine phosphatase, with translation MPPHVSADRPAAQSPECGAVDALISRTRVLRGEVDAVRRGAGRGEGDAHGRWQQALCELAMQQLDDLDSHLAQLQAGPPPATTAPSAAFPRATEPPAGSLLRRVGSAEWNLLNDEVTWSGELYQIVGRDPGTPPPTLDELPSLVLAEDQPALTAMVTGCLIDGRPIDGEFRVARSDGTVRTVHMLGEPVLDSDGGTASMWAVLRDVSELRRSRRAVGPVHDFVRNQRGRAHGEGRLAAEVRETVLPRWRGPLRFPRGGPDALSLAAHHLPAPDGADGGGHWYDAVELPAGETLLSVGELTGQGVAVVSGMATVLGAVRGMAVAGARPGDLVGWLNQLLDASPQPALGSAVCCRYNPATRVLSWAQAGHPAPLLFRDGTGRALARPRGVLLGATSTATYTQDEEHVDPGDLLVLYTEGLAPRSGALPTPDRAPARLLGLAPRFAEAGDAQECVRAVVEEFGSSGRTEGACVLVAMIGS
- a CDS encoding ATP-dependent DNA ligase, whose protein sequence is MLLAAVANVSRAVASTPARSEKTALLAGLFREAEAEDAPLAIAYLAGRLPQGRFGIGWSTLRDSVEPADEPTLTLRDVDTALTELAAVGGKGSQDERRRGVGALLGAATDEEQRFLVGLLSGEVRQGALDAAAVEGLAAAVGVPAAGVRRAVMLRGSLTAVAEALLAEGPDALDAFRLTVGRPVQPMLAQSAKSVAEAVAKLGPCAVEEKLDGVRVQVHRDGGEVHVHTRTLDDITARVPEVVEAALALGSDRFVLDGEMIGFDGAGRPRTFQDIAGRVGSRLDVTAAREALPLSTVFFDALLVDDHDLLDLPAGERHAELARLAPAELRVRRIEVPDPALPGAATAAEEFYASTLDRGHEGVVVKSLDAPYSAGRRGSGWLKVKPVHTLDLVILAAEWGHGRRSGKLSNLHLGARADDGSFVMLGKTFKGLTDAMLREQTDRLTELSMGDNGHVVTVRPELVVEIAYDGLQRSTRYPAGVTLRFARVVRYRPDKPAAQADTVDTVLGSSAPS
- a CDS encoding TetR/AcrR family transcriptional regulator C-terminal domain-containing protein, which gives rise to MTKKQVKEAATDRLTRGAVIDAALQVLEERGLDGLSTRAVADRLGVRMNTVLWHVKTKARMLDLMADTVLGTVGYDALPANALSRAQELSGRYRRALLAHRDGAALVAGTYPAEPHTLRFADHLVEALIAAGADERQAAWTAWTVNYFVLGLAQEEQSAPDLHDDRLNRAVTSDEHPALHRVVDHLRAGSFEDRFAFGLDAILSRPPG
- a CDS encoding FAD-dependent monooxygenase, with the protein product MVNYQVVIAGGGPVGLWLAGELRRAGVTVAVVEPRTERDPRSRALTLHPRTLETFASRGVHEPYVKEGVPLPGGHFGVLDSRLDFRRLPSPFPHTLALPQERTEAHLEQQALALGADILRGHEVTGFTGGPHDIAVHITGPNGPRTLRAAYLAGCDGARSTVRAAAGIDFPGTPSTVLGWLGDVVLDEPPAAGGSWFGPTGTLMAVPMAGGLHRVVGLVPRDLTTTWPGDLTLEELRENAFAVAGTDFGMRDPIWLSRFGNATRLAAHYREGRVFLAGDAAHQHFPAGGVGMNVGIQDAANLGWKLAAVLNGWAPDALLDTYHAERHPVGVDLTESSRAQVALMTAFTTEGLSLRALFARLITDLPDLNDRLAAQVSSLSVAYPAAGAHPLTGTRAPDLPLEGTGLFALLRADGYLLLDLTGDTGHPLGRFTRPGLSVHSSGTPHPVPADWADVRAALIRPDGHVAWACGEDGAALTGSLTAALATTHLK
- a CDS encoding nucleotidyltransferase domain-containing protein, with translation MNQLQEIAGLTGGVLGGDLIGTYLHGSSVLGGLRPASDVDVLLVSRRSMGERERRALLGGLPPEHRPVLDHARQLCLNCRYSEESWSGTSRAQARPRVDHVLAEIDRLSPRAPGT
- a CDS encoding NADP-dependent oxidoreductase, giving the protein MSDRTMRAITVHGFGGPEVLEVERVPRPEPLPTEVLVRVRAAGINPVDLKTRAGGGMAAVLGDPPFIPGWDVSGVVEEAGRGVTVLQPGDEVFGMPWFPRAAGAYAEYVTAPARQFARKPAVLSHEEAAATPLAALTAWQALVDTAHLGAGQKVLIHAAGGGVGHLAVQFARHLGAHVTVTASEGKHTWLRELGADELIDYRATRFEDVASAMDVVLDLVGDAEDTCTRSLGVLRPGGLLVVVPSSADPAVHGKATAAGLRSTGFLVEPDGTSLARVAGLIDSGEVRVQVDAVYPLEEASTAHARAEEGGARGKTVLAVAPH
- a CDS encoding IclR family transcriptional regulator, translated to MADAAPGRRPDEVKSAARVLEVLELLGTEGARFSLAEMANTLAVPKSSLHAILRTMEARRWVDVDGSGTRYGLGLKALLTGTAYLAGDDATSLAGPVLDALAEETGEAVHLGRLDGTDIVYLAKRESKHALRMYSAVGRRLPAHATALGKAVLSRYDGAEVQRMLDWPLERLTPDTVVEPDALLAQLAEARLRGWAVDDGENSADIRCVAVALGTGKGSVDALSCSAPKSRMSDERIEEVALAVTSAARSLSTLLARLGHG
- a CDS encoding ThuA domain-containing protein; this translates as MSDPTRRALVVRGGWEGHSPVAITDLFLPFLTSEGFTVEVSDSLDVYTDTELLAATDLVVQCWTMGQATPEQTEGLANAVRAGTGLAGWHGGIVDSFRGDVNYQYLTGGQFLMHPRGFHDHEVRLVAERARHPVIIGLSDFQVHTEQYWMATDPLIDTLATTVFPADEERGREVVMPAVWTRNWGEGRVFVSTIGHKADDFDVPEVRTLTERGLLWASR
- a CDS encoding Gfo/Idh/MocA family protein is translated as MGEPLRIGIVGAGKIVGAYLDTLPRLEGVRLSAVTDLDPSRAEEAAERAGGSVAVAGSVAELLARDDVDAVLNLTIPAAHTEVALAAIAAGKHVYGEKPLATTREEADSVLAAARAAGVRVGCAPDTVLGTGTQTARKAVDDGRIGRPVAATAFMTTAGHERWHPDPEFYYRPGGGPLLDMGPYYLSALVHLLGPVVKVTGAASTPRARREIGSGPRAGETFPVEVDTHVTGVLQHEGGALTTLIMSFDIHAAKLPRIEIHGTEGSLSVPDPNRFEGPVELHRDGEWETLPVSAGYPRGGRGTGLADLAGALRADLPHRASAELARHVLDVMLTLLDAAKQDVSLPVIGGPVRPEPVV